The window CTACCAATTCTTATACAGGCTACCCCTCTTATGCTTCAGCCAAGGGGTCTCAAAAGGGGCCAGACTTTGACACCACTGGCTTAGATGCTTGTGGTCCAGAACGCTGCCCTCTTTTGACTGTTGAACAGGCTACTGGCGTGTTTGGGGTAGCTGACATAAATGGGCTTATAGGATCAGATCAAAAAGCAGCTCACTGATTAGTTATAAAGGGCTTATATCTTTGACAAGCCAATACTTAAGATCAATATTAGAAAATCCTTAAAAAGCAATATCTCACCTggaacatcatcatcatcttcttcttctattGTTGCAATTGGTGCTTTTCCATCTCCAGCTGCACAAACAGAAGAATAAAGGTTTGATGCAGAGGACAAGACAAGCTGTACCACTTTTAAatcaataccacttctgaccacatgggggcaacATACCAACAGAAAGTTGGTCTCATCCCACAGTACCGGACTACAAAGTGCCCCCCTAGTTTTTCAAAGTACTATTACAAGACAAGAGCACAGGCTCATTCATGGCTCTCTAGTCAACACAGCAGAGGTaaatgcccccatgtggtcaaaaGTGTTGTTGCTAGCATGACTAAACAGATAAAATCTggctaaataaaatatttttagaTGTATTGCCAGTTACAACTTTAGGCTactgactagggatgggcggtatggactaaaaaatgtatcacgattatttctggcatttatcccgataacgataaaaatgacgataaaaaaaataccaattcaactccacctttttaactatgaatccatctcgctctcagatccgccatgtttgttacacaaaaacatcatcaacgggaatttatctttctttctttctttctttctttctttctttcttttctcccttccttctcccctttccttccttccttcttttttccccttccttccttctttcctcctgctctctccttccttcttcccttcctcttttctcccttccttccttgttttctccctccctcccaaaaatcagctttacacaaaaaaaaatcattaatgggaatttatcttccttccttccttccttctttccttgttttctcccttccttctcccctttccttccttccttccttccttcttttttccccttccttccttctttccttccttccttccttccttcttttttccccttccttccttctttcctcctgctctctccttccttcctcccttcctcccttccttccttccttccttccttccttccttccttccttccaaaaatcagctttacacaaaaacatcaacaggaatttatcgtttttaccgcgacatgacaaattcttatcatgaggaattcttttgacggtatatcgtgaacggttaaatatcacccattcctactactGACCCTGCTTGGGCAGAGCCTCTGCGAGTCTCCTGAGGCTCGTCAGGCTGTCGGCTCCCAGCTGGTTCAGGATGCCGGGCAGCATCTCGGTCAGCTGCTTGGTCTCAGCGTGGCCAGTGATGGTGAAGGTGTTGGCTGCGAGGGACGCCTGTACTTTGGGGTTGTTGAAGTGGATGACTGTTCCTTGATTTGTAAACATGTTAACCTGGAACAAGTAAGATCTTTTCAGCGTTGGTGGCACAGTCACACTGAATCACATCAGACACTGCAGGACAGATCTGAGACGAGGCTTTCGGCATACCTCTTCGATACCGGAGATGTTGTTCACGCCAAGTTTCTTTAAGGAGAACTGGAGCTTCTTGTCATCTGCGGTGGCCGTCCTGTGTACAACCTTCTTCTTTCTGCGAGCACTACCCTGCAGAAAGTCACGGGGTCATGCCACTGCGTCAAGCTGCTGCTCTTTAACAGGTTACATTATGTTCTGTTGTCGGCATGACCTGCAGGCTGGGACGTTTTCCGCCCAAAAGTGGACGCTCTTTTACCCTTCACACCATCAAGATCTTATTTCATGACTAAATCTTTGGAcattcatgttttgttttttggacTCTGTCCTTTTGCATACTTGGAgccttttatattttcagcAGTTTGGACAGAATTCATATTTATAATGTTGATGTTCAATCCTGCTTATAAACAGCTTTTGGTCTGCGAGTCATCAACAATGTTGAAAGAAGACATTTTCCCACAAAGacagaaatgacacattttTCTAGTTTGCTAGTGTCCatattttcattctttcttttctttttctttaccgGGATTATAAAAATCAGATGGATGTTGCTGGTCAGATGGGGGAAAGATTGTGTTGATAAAAgttaatgttttaaaaaagataCAGAATATTCTGTGTATAATTTCTCAACAGTGTTACGGGAAATACACTGTGTAGTTTTGCCAAATAATTCCCAATGCAACTCGGCAAAACCAGAGATCGAAATTTTCAAGGTTAAAGAAAAATTGGATGTAGAAAACTCTTCAGCAGAAAGACCTCAAGTTGTTTCCCAATTCACACCTCcgcatttttaattttaatagactcctatttatatttttagtttaataCATCTTAATTTAGAAGATTTTGAAATGCCTCCCTAACAGAACCTGATGTAGACAACATATTTATGATAATTAACACATTGCAatcataaaaagaaacaaaaagaatcTGCTGTTATTTTAAAGTTTTATTGGTATTTCAATGATCGTTACGATAAATGCATTTGTCTTTGGTTTTTTTACCTTTCCACCGATGCGGACTTGCGCTTGAAGTTTTGAAAGTTTTTCTTGATTCATAATTACTTCTTTCATCTGCAAAAAGTGAGAAAAAAGTatgattttatttgtgttatgaGTGCagctgcttttcaaagaaatgcAACATTTAACAACAAAAGAGTCCAGATGGTAAAAAGTTAATATGTAACAAAGCACTCCGAGCAGAGATTCATTTAGGAAACACATGCAAGACATTTTTAAATgctaaaaatatgtttaaattaaatttaaaggaATATTGGATTGCTTTTAGGAAGCGCCATCCAGCTCTCAAAGTTTTGTGTCTCTattttcaggaagaaaaaaaaaaaaaaaaaaacaagccaaaaacaGCCAAAATAACTGAATTCATTCCTGGTCGTCTTTTGTGACAACTGTTATGACTTTACGGCACCGTTTCACATCAACAATGAAATGAAACTAGCTCAGAGTTGAGGCCGACATCACTAGTGCAGACACAACTAAGTGACTCAACGTGGTGAGAAAacgagaaaccaaacaagagtCAATCTACGACAGACTTAACCTTCACGAGTTCAGGGGGAAACCTGAGAGCTAAAAACTACTATAAAGTATCTTTGTGCTGGTTTAGACCAATCAATTTCAATGAGacagtatttttgtattttgcttGTAGTCAGAGAAGTTACATTATGACAAAAACTGTCAGGTGTGAACAAGCAATCGTGCCCCAAAACGCTCTGCAGTAAAGCAAATCTATCATATTTATGAATGAACCTATTCCACTCTTTTACACGTTTAGTGTTAACGTCTTGTTTTATGTGGTGACTGAAGATTTTAGCTCATTGTCCAGCGCAAACACTAGCTTGTTCAAACATTTCACCCAGATGAATAACAGTAAGTTTAAGTGTGTCAAGGAGAATGAAAGGTTACAGCTCGTAGCTCGGGGCTAGTATGGGTTTGGCAAGGTCAATCTTAAACACAATCCCAGGTAAACATTTAGaactataaacacaaaacttgtCAAAATGTCAGGCTTAGTGTTTCAAATgttaaattacaataaaaaagttatttatctggcTAAAAGCAGCATTTCTAGCacagaaatgtaattttcttggaaaataaatgttataaTCATGTTGTAAATGTGGCCAATTGTGGTCCAGCAGGCTGCCACTTGTGAAACCTAATCGAACAAACCATTGTTAGGAACGTCAACCAGGATGGTCAGTGAAAAACCACAAACTGCACATACAGCCTTGATGCAACAAGCAGGAATTCACACAGTTCCTTAAATGCCAGCTCTTGTGATACTGTGAGGatacttttccaggtttttttctttcctttctgcaTGTGTACACTATTTCTGTACTTAAACCTATGTTTACTAAGCTTCAGCCATTAGAAATACTATTTTATGTTACAAACAGATGACAAGCTGAGGGAAACCCCAACATAGGTTCAAAAAACACATCCTCAAGCACGGAGGACCAAGCATCTCCCTTGACACTAAAAAACCAGAGGTGGATGCTGGGTGGAATAATGAGCAAACTGCAGGCCTCTCTtttgccgcttttgcactaggacttacttggcccgactcggctcggcgcggctttacacggttccactgtgtgttttcgcactgccaggggagaagcgggcaggtttgggtgaagctgctgtgacgtactcgattgcgcaacacctttgttcacgtcagcgctgatcagaaatcagctggagccggagcggctgagagtaaaacagcccgtctacatcgcttttttaattttttctcgacagccaccaggtttatgaacatctgcacctcagagttggatcaccaaacagacgttttgtgctttataataaaatcgccgcgagccgcgggtcgcctcgctctgactcccgcttcctgattcaaacgtctgacggccccgccccccgaccaatcagaggcgaggagggtggtgacgtccccgccccccgaccaatcagtggcgaggagggtggtgacctcagaaatagtcccttctcagcccgctaagaacctggctgaaatggttacagaaaaaagtaccgacttggagcggctctacacgtctcagccctagtgcgaaagcgcaaaacggggccatagcgggtagaaccggggagaagtgagactaatgcaaaagcgccatttcTCTCTTAATTACTGATATTTCCAATTATGTTGCTCTTCTTCACTGAAAAGTACGATACAATGCAAAATCTCATCTTGTTAGTCACATGAGCAGTGTCCAACAAGATGGAGGAAAAACAATATGCTGAACTCaggtataaaagaaaaaaaaagaaaacatttactgactgttcagaattttttttttcatgaattattATTCAATTAAAGAAATGTATGCCCCATAAATGAGAAATTTGTCCACACCTAAAAGATTTACACTTTAGGAAGTAATACCAACTCTGGCAACATGGGGGGTGGCGTGTATCACTAGAAAGTTCAAGCGTCAACCCCTGACGTAAGATACAAGATGTGCCTCTAGTGGAACAAAATGGTATTGCAACGGGGGCAAGAACGCCCCCTCTCATTGCAACAGCGCTCGACCGGTCAGCCTGTGTCTTTAACAAGAACCTTCAGTACCTAAACAAACCCCTCCTGCACTAAACCGATGCTGTTTAACtgtcaatgtccacttcaagtaTGAGGCATCTCTTCTCATTGGTTGCCCCCATTGCAGCAACAGAATTGCAGTAAACACCTCAGCTCCTCCAATGTTGTCATTCCACTGTGtttttccttctccccttttctttgcAATCATCTTCTTTTATCTACTAGTGGATGGCAGTGGGTGAAAGTGGAGCACTACCCCCACCAGGCAGAATGCTTGTCTGTCTAGCCAGTGGATCTTGCACTGTAAAAGGGGACACAACAGCTGACAGGAACGAGGCTGCGGTTATTATTCCAAGATCCGAGGTTTTAGACCCCGttcacacgtagccgggtatttttaaaaacgaatatttcccccctccgtttataaaaaaatttgcatccacattacatcgttttaaaaaaaaaactcttccacacgtaaccgaagatctgcgttttcgaccacattcataagcatttcaaacctgtagatcatctgctgctcccggggaagctgcacctccgcggctccgcttccccggcaggcgcgtctccttctcccccccgtgtcccaccacggagctgccgcgttatcgacgcagccctacgccgtagcctacgccgtagggtacggcgtagggtgcacgtcgccgcgtaccctacggcgtaggctctgtgtcggtgtaacgcagtaagcggtggtcaagaccagagaccatttatttaatagcttggagaacagatgctggatcatctgtagttctgtagtaaataaaaggcgcacgtcagagcagatttgttgttgttttggcgcataatgtgacgttcgaaaacgcaaatctccggttatgtgtgtccacacgcatctacataaacggagttttcaaaaatcttcactttgcccggagtttttttaaaccttcgtttatttgcgttttcatgtggatgacaggtcaaaacggaggaaaatatctccggtttagcagatatccgcagatatccagctatgtgtggacggggtcttagtcTCGGCCCCCACTAATGGAAATGCAGCTAAAGACTCTTTTTGTACCGGCAAAAGGTCTATATACCCTAATGTGGTCAGAACTGGTAGCACTACATAGTGTGGCTTTCCGTGTGGAAAGATCCAGTAAGAGCTTAACATATTAACATATTATTAACATATTAACATATTATCCAACCATTAAGTCTCTAAACTCATTGTTGGGTATAGTATCTCATCAAATataaatcatccatccatccatccagtttaGAGACTGGAATTCTGATGCGTCTTGTACTACCATTTGCAATTTGCATTTGAAATCTTGTGGCATATACTATTTTGTTTTAATAACATggccaataaaagaaaaacagcatctACATAACGTTTCCATGGATAGCCAAACCAGCTTCCCTCATTTGGTCCTTTAACAACCCCATATGGGTTAAACTGGCCTCAGATCTGGTGACTGCTAGTACCATACAATCATTTTAACTCTCAAACCACTCAGCAACCCCTCAAGCATAATGAATGGGGCTTTTTCAACCTTAAAAATACCATCAATttctaaataaatgtaaaattaaaatcacaATCATGCCAACAGaaagtttgaacatgccagacagggaatttgacaaatgacagctcttattaacatatataccttttttttttttttaagtgaaaggtgcagcagtatgaggtaccATTTAAAAAAGGTTGTACCTTCATCCTGCTGACAGATAACTGGGTTATCATTCACAAATTATTACCCTGTAATTCTTTAAATTAGCTcattaaaatgtacatttatactatactatactatacgaGCAAAACTTTTCCACCAAGTCTTGAGTCCCTATGTAATGACTATATAATGACATAAAAGGTGGAGAAACCGTGAAAATTCAACATATACCCACAGATCACAGAGAAGCCGCCTCTCTTGTAGTTAAGAGCAATTATTAATAgtttcttaaaaagaaaaaaaaaaactaaaaaaagttGAGTTAAGTGTGGCTGTcaaccaggggcgtcaattgggtaagccaaggtatggcagccgccaaaccttggcttcaagggttaaatgtaagtgtttgtttttttacatacatttatggaattactctgtgtccctttgtattgattattatattacttaatacatatagaataactacaaatgcaaatcagaacaacatgatttcactagttattttacactgcaaaaacccaaaatcttaacaagaatatttgtcttatttctagttaaaatgtctcatttttagtaaaaaaaaatatcattacatttaagacaagactcaaaaacaaccattttcacctgtttcaagtagattttcacttaaaataagtggaaaaatctgccagtggaacaacatttttttgcttgtaatgagaagataaatcttgttccactggcagatttttctacttatttcaagtgaaaatgtacttgaaacaggtgaaaattgtcaaataagttatttttcctggtaatgactcttgttttaagtgtaatgagattttttgaccaaaaatgagacattctaactagaaataagacaaatattcctggtaagattttgagtttttgcagtgagcgagactgcatttggaaAAGTTTCAATTTTCTtaaccacacagatcagctacatatcagacttctgtgatgagtatttgctggacgtgttgattgatactctagttaagttctgtgactcgtaaccttgccataccttagcttccactgaattgacgccactgctgtCAACGTTACTGGTCTAACAAGTTATCTCCGAGCGCAGGCCAGCAAGTCTCCTCATCTCTGGTCTGCTGTGGCCCAGCAAACACAGACAATCACCACGACGGTGTTAAAAACCCAACAAATGATGCAACAGCACCACAGCAAGTTTTAGTCGACTTCCACGCCGCCGAAAACAAGGTGTGTTTGAGTTTTTGTGCAACAACCTGCAgaaatgctgcgttccatttacctcggaagtcggaactgggaataacgtcacagccgagttatcagcgttccagttacaaagtaggtaaacaagtttgtagtttgcatataccacatgaaaaatgtaaattacactatagcagcatatatatgccgaacaatacttgtatacgactgatttagtgtgaccaaaactagaatgaagtgctacgaatttttacagagctctcttctactgtttacaaccggggcagccatcttggaatggtaactcgggggtggtgaagactctcccactttcccagtaggaaatcccacttcgaggggcgttccagttgaaaattacaactgggaactgggaaatccccacttccgaggacaaatggaacgctaTCTCCCGTGCTAATTGTGAGACTGCGCTTCACTCACGCCTCCCACAAAACCGTGAGTGATGCTGGCTTCAGACTCCGGCAGACTCCGGCCATCTGGCCGGGGAAGGTTTACCTCTGGCCGTCGTAGCGGGGGGCAACAATGCGGAGAAGAGTGTGTATAAAGCTCCTCACTGACCTGTAAACTAAAAGCAGACACATGCGGGGAGCAAGATGGAAGCGACAGAGAGGAAAGAGGAAGTCACGTCAGGGAGGATCGAGGTTTTTCATCCCTGAGCAGAGCTTCGCAGGCTGCTTGActctttaaaatctttttttttttccacttctgaACATACCcagggcgaaaatcccgggggggacaggagGGACAAGTCCCctccattagtaaagctgtccccccctagaataatttgagacagaattaataattttggaacaatgcagtagtatttagtagtgatgcaccaaaatgaaaatttgtggcagaaaccgaaatcgaaaataataataaacagtaaaatctcattacacttaaaacaagagtcatcaccagaaaaataacttgttatttgacaattttcacctgtttcaagtaaattttcacttgaaataattagaaaaatatgccagtgcgacaagatttatcttataagcaaaacaatcttgttccactggcagatttttctacttattttaagtgaaaatctacttgaaacaagtgaaaattgttgtttttttccagtgatgagtcttgttttaagtgtaatgagatttttttttaactaaaaatgagacattttaactagaaataagacaaatattcttgttaagattttgggtttttgcagtgtattatgtcagatgtgctgtattattgccaccttccacctaataccattgttttgtattgctctaagaaaggtcttctgcctgtttgcgagatagagttgaaaatgtcaaaatgctgtattaaaggaaggctaaaacttttattccttgtccccccctggatttattctctaaaattttactgtttattgtcccccccaactatgaaacgggattttcgcccctgaacatacctgtcaagttttggatttaaaaataaaataaagcccaaccgaggtccattataacattttaagacagatttacgagaaatccaaaataactacaaccacttaaaaactacaattatgtgctcatagcctgataggccgacactgaaatgctgtggacattcctacagtatgtgtgtgcagTATGTATTCCTATAATAAAGcctcaatgaaaacacaaaggggaattaaagcacatgtatttattttaaatattttcagtttatatacacattgattgttttacatttactttttttttgtcattttcactcatgtggctctggTCCTGCTGACTGACATCGGTCCTTCCCCCGTGGGAGAcactaaaaacacatttacaaatctttcagaacgcttaaagcagcacaacataactttcagcttttgttgagtttggcgtctcctttggacaaaagcggtagtgctttaccagtagtgtggcagggttcctaccatgctcctcaaagttacatagtgccagtgaaggtgatacagacccctcagaccatgacagaggttcattaaacctgttgtaagttgatgtaccatcacaatgactctggaaatattatattaaggtggaaaagttacgtagtgccgctttaactgagccccatcctgctcctcattagggaagtttctgcttttttggcagaaatacGTATCTTTCTcttgttacatccatccatctctgatttgtttttccgAGTTTGCTCCCGTTTTCGCCTCTAACCTTGCGAGAACGGACTCTCAGactacagcaggtggcagttcttgcgaggctagtgacaattcagtttgctgtttaaaaattattatattataaaacgggaaatttaggggaaaatactaatacgggaggacagcAGGAAAGAgagtaaaatacggtagtttccccgccaaaacgggagacttgacaggtgtgCTTCTGAACATATTAAGAACACGATTATGATCTGATGCAAAAACACAAGAACCATcccccaaaacaaaacacagcaatgGTTGTTGCAAGGCtggttttaaactcttttatcTACACCAGTCAAAAAGTCTGTCAGAGCAAGCAACAAAACAACGTCATGATGCAACAAGGCAAGTTTTAATTTTATAGCACAATTAATgtacaagacaagacaagacaattagtaagtaagtaagagCGACCGGGTGAAATATACTCCACAGGACACAACTTTATATTTTGGGATCagtaaagaaaacagaaatcagaataaacatcaggtttattggccaagtttgaaaaatgccagacagggaatttgactccggttattttgcGCActttacagtaaatagacaaatgagaGAGGCGACCAGTCTTTCTCCGTAGAGAGCGAAACACCGTGGCGAGCGtccaaggccctattgtatctttaggaatttttatttttattcttctgacgaaaggagggcctttttgcgcccctaaacatgccccaaaagtcaccaaattttgcatgcaagccaggcctggcgaaaaatttgatatttcatggtttgcattaatgggcgtagcaaaatggctcaacagctccccctagaaaactttgtgcctcaagccccacaatacggtttgacgtacatgcacgaaaatcggtacacacctgtatcatgttgcaacttaaagaaaagtctcttggcgccatggtctCTTGGAAcagaaagtcggccattttgaattaatcctgtacttttggcgcaatttatgccattccttcggcagttaatacggcccgaaccgtaacgtgcacccaggtgtgttatacatcaaaatatgcgtctccatcctgcgactacgcgcattacttttctctttcaaaagcgttaccgtggcaatgatagacgccaaaaagcgcacccccccttcatctgattggtccatatttgatagttccctaaaagtcaccaaattttgcatgcaagccaggcctagcgataaatttgatatttcatgtttagcattaatgggcgtggcctaatggctcaccagcgccccctagaaaactttgtgcctcaagccccacaatacggtttgatgtacatgcacg of the Cololabis saira isolate AMF1-May2022 chromosome 11, fColSai1.1, whole genome shotgun sequence genome contains:
- the btf3 gene encoding transcription factor BTF3; this translates as MKEVIMNQEKLSKLQAQVRIGGKGSARRKKKVVHRTATADDKKLQFSLKKLGVNNISGIEEVNMFTNQGTVIHFNNPKVQASLAANTFTITGHAETKQLTEMLPGILNQLGADSLTSLRRLAEALPKQAGDGKAPIATIEEEDDDDVPDLVENFDEASKDEAN